From a region of the Paenibacillus lutimineralis genome:
- a CDS encoding elongation factor G, which produces MKTINIGVLAHVDAGKTTLTERILLETGIINAVGSVDKGNTVTDSLELERKRGITIKASAVSFWIGDVKVNLIDTPGHADFISEVEHSLSILDGVILVISAVEGVQSQTKVLMNTLMELNIPTILFVNKVDRIGANYGKVIEEITLSLTEPIIELTEISNEGSNNVAVRDRHLDIDEWVERLSAHNERLLSDYIENVTIQDSELFTELCVQTRSAKIFPVAAGSAALGIGVDRIIEYLRKFFPINLHQDEAPLSAIVFKIGKSDTGERFAYIRVYEGCLTIRSEIAVVRADVDEKLSFKIKKLETLEHGGRTPTSCVYGGDIAVLFSTDLRIGDILGQSSDRMKVIAFQEPPIRIQIAARQIEDTHRLHEALAELTAEDPFIQYAQNPANHEMSIKIFGDIQKEVIEETLKNQFGLEADFSNPEVICIERPVSSGSAVEFMGEAGNPFYATVGLRIEPGAVSSGLQYRLEVELGSLPLPFQRAIKETVEDTLREGLHGWEVRDLIVTLTHTGYSSPVTTAGDFRNLVPLVLMKALDEASTLVYEPYHSYFLRIPESSLNKALYYLTMLQATFSDPTPEPNGYSLQGALPVRNTDSLKQVLYSFTGGEGFLSTKPGEYYPITGAPPEKCRSRPNPLNRKAYLLHIHRIIQ; this is translated from the coding sequence ATGAAAACGATAAATATAGGGGTACTTGCCCATGTTGACGCTGGAAAAACGACTTTAACGGAACGAATTCTGCTCGAAACAGGTATTATCAATGCCGTTGGCTCTGTAGATAAAGGCAATACAGTAACAGATTCCTTGGAATTGGAACGGAAAAGAGGAATCACGATCAAAGCCTCTGCGGTATCCTTCTGGATCGGCGACGTGAAGGTCAATCTGATTGATACGCCGGGTCATGCCGATTTTATATCAGAGGTAGAGCATTCCCTCAGCATCCTGGACGGGGTAATTCTCGTCATCTCCGCTGTCGAGGGAGTTCAGTCGCAAACCAAAGTGCTGATGAACACATTAATGGAGCTTAATATCCCGACGATTCTGTTCGTTAATAAAGTGGATCGCATCGGTGCCAATTACGGCAAGGTCATAGAAGAAATCACTCTGTCGCTTACGGAGCCGATTATTGAGCTAACGGAAATCAGTAATGAAGGCAGCAATAACGTTGCGGTGAGAGATCGTCACCTAGACATAGATGAATGGGTGGAACGCTTATCTGCACATAATGAGCGTCTGTTGTCTGACTATATCGAGAATGTAACAATCCAGGATAGTGAGCTATTTACAGAATTGTGCGTGCAGACCCGATCAGCCAAGATCTTCCCCGTCGCTGCGGGATCGGCCGCTCTTGGGATCGGCGTAGACCGAATAATAGAATATTTGCGAAAATTCTTCCCGATAAACCTCCATCAAGACGAAGCTCCTCTTTCCGCAATAGTCTTCAAAATAGGAAAGAGCGATACTGGTGAGAGATTTGCATACATCAGGGTCTATGAAGGTTGCCTGACTATTCGTAGTGAAATTGCCGTTGTTCGGGCAGATGTAGACGAGAAATTAAGCTTTAAAATCAAGAAGCTCGAGACGCTGGAGCACGGTGGAAGAACTCCGACCTCCTGCGTATACGGTGGGGATATAGCTGTGCTGTTCAGCACAGATTTACGGATCGGCGATATTCTCGGACAGAGCTCCGACCGGATGAAGGTGATCGCTTTCCAGGAACCGCCGATCCGAATTCAGATTGCCGCTCGGCAAATCGAGGATACCCATCGCCTTCATGAGGCATTAGCGGAACTGACTGCGGAAGATCCTTTCATTCAATATGCACAGAACCCTGCGAATCATGAAATGAGCATCAAAATTTTCGGGGACATTCAGAAAGAAGTCATTGAAGAAACTTTAAAAAATCAATTTGGCCTTGAAGCGGATTTCTCCAATCCCGAAGTTATCTGTATTGAAAGGCCCGTATCCAGCGGGTCGGCGGTCGAATTTATGGGCGAAGCAGGCAACCCATTCTATGCAACAGTAGGCCTCCGAATTGAGCCTGGCGCAGTCAGCTCGGGACTACAATATCGTCTGGAAGTGGAGCTTGGCTCACTGCCCTTGCCTTTTCAACGGGCGATTAAAGAAACCGTTGAAGATACGCTTCGTGAAGGACTGCATGGATGGGAAGTAAGAGATTTGATCGTCACACTGACACATACGGGATATTCCAGTCCGGTGACGACCGCTGGCGATTTTCGCAATCTCGTGCCTTTAGTCCTGATGAAGGCGCTTGATGAAGCAAGTACTCTGGTTTACGAGCCTTACCACAGCTATTTTCTACGTATTCCGGAATCCAGCTTGAATAAGGCCTTATATTATTTAACTATGCTGCAGGCCACATTCTCCGATCCAACCCCGGAGCCGAACGGATATAGCCTCCAGGGAGCCCTACCGGTGCGTAATACTGATTCGTTGAAGCAGGTGCTGTATTCTTTTACAGGAGGAGAAGGCTTTCTCTCCACTAAGCCGGGAGAGTATTATCCCATTACCGGTGCACCCCCGGAAAAATGCAGAAGCCGCCCTAATCCACTGAATAGAAAGGCATATTTGCTTCATATTCATCGTATTATCCAGTGA
- a CDS encoding MazG nucleotide pyrophosphohydrolase domain-containing protein — MDIIEFQQWVKQHYKDRGWSDLDIFVRIGFLAEETGEVARAIRALEIGRDRPDEIEGTFEENRQELIEELGDVLGNLMIIANRYDISLEEIFLSHQAKLKGRYSSEGEKAEL; from the coding sequence TTGGACATAATTGAATTTCAACAATGGGTGAAGCAGCATTATAAGGACAGAGGCTGGTCCGACCTGGACATCTTCGTACGCATCGGCTTCCTTGCAGAGGAGACAGGTGAGGTGGCAAGAGCCATTCGGGCATTAGAGATCGGCAGAGACCGGCCGGATGAGATCGAGGGCACATTTGAAGAGAACAGACAGGAACTAATTGAAGAACTAGGAGATGTGCTCGGAAATTTAATGATTATTGCAAACAGATACGACATCTCTCTGGAAGAAATATTTCTATCCCATCAAGCCAAATTAAAAGGCAGATATTCAAGTGAAGGAGAGAAAGCCGAACTATGA
- a CDS encoding TIGR00730 family Rossman fold protein has protein sequence MKSIAVYCGSSIGASPVYQEGARALGYELAERGITLIYGGASVGLMGEVASSVLERGGHAIGVLPSFLQDREIAHTTLSELIIVDSMHERKAKMAELADGFIALPGGPGTMEEYFEILTWGQLALHHKPCGLLNINHYYDSLIALFDHMTQERFMHDNYRSMVITDTTPSGILDQFVNYTPPAVKTYRTDQRARS, from the coding sequence ATGAAAAGTATAGCAGTATATTGCGGTTCCAGTATTGGGGCATCCCCGGTGTATCAAGAGGGCGCACGGGCGTTAGGTTATGAACTAGCCGAACGCGGCATTACACTGATTTACGGCGGCGCAAGCGTCGGACTCATGGGCGAGGTCGCCAGCTCTGTCCTTGAGAGAGGCGGACATGCGATAGGAGTTCTACCAAGCTTCTTGCAGGACCGTGAGATCGCCCATACAACTCTATCAGAGCTGATTATCGTGGATTCCATGCATGAGAGGAAGGCGAAGATGGCTGAACTGGCTGACGGCTTTATTGCCCTGCCAGGTGGTCCCGGAACGATGGAGGAATACTTCGAGATCCTGACCTGGGGACAATTAGCATTACACCATAAACCATGCGGGCTTCTAAATATCAACCACTATTACGACTCTCTCATCGCTCTATTCGATCATATGACTCAAGAGAGATTCATGCACGACAACTATCGTTCCATGGTCATTACAGACACTACCCCAAGTGGTATTCTGGATCAATTCGTAAACTACACCCCGCCAGCGGTTAAGACCTATCGGACGGATCAACGGGCTAGAAGCTAG
- a CDS encoding nucleotidyltransferase-like protein: MEPTIFSFPDTDRCPGAIGAIVYRQGGERHSPLPNDYDLLIIAVCHDLEDDVRIEHFINRDVRYQLLQVGKSYLLRSLVSGDNPDILRCFLQGGVIWDVEGELTAFRGELIQFKGDLRSRRRFKEYSRMLRMYTEAKHYEQAKDFMDAYYCVMQALKHYANIELIEQGVLPESVTWEQMLSLNPVVYKLFHELTNSKETLSQRIDLLLLTNEFSIVSKMEDCCTPLLRVMECRKDTWSVHELSQFPELKHAKEDLPLVLSKLVHHSLIKEVTLAAANGYGEGREIRYKA; this comes from the coding sequence GTGGAGCCGACCATTTTCTCTTTTCCAGATACAGATCGTTGCCCTGGGGCAATTGGAGCAATAGTCTATCGTCAAGGAGGGGAACGTCATTCCCCATTGCCGAATGATTATGATTTACTGATCATAGCTGTCTGTCATGACCTGGAGGATGACGTCAGGATAGAACATTTTATCAACCGGGATGTACGTTATCAATTGCTGCAGGTAGGGAAGAGCTACTTGCTGCGTTCTCTTGTCTCCGGGGATAATCCAGATATTCTGCGCTGCTTCTTGCAGGGGGGTGTGATCTGGGATGTTGAAGGAGAGCTCACAGCATTTCGCGGCGAGTTGATTCAATTCAAAGGGGACTTAAGAAGCCGTCGGCGCTTCAAGGAGTATTCACGTATGCTGCGGATGTACACTGAAGCCAAGCATTATGAGCAAGCAAAAGACTTCATGGACGCTTATTACTGCGTGATGCAAGCATTGAAGCACTATGCCAATATCGAATTGATTGAGCAGGGGGTATTGCCGGAGAGCGTTACTTGGGAACAAATGCTTTCTTTGAACCCTGTGGTGTATAAATTGTTCCATGAGCTTACCAATAGCAAGGAGACCTTAAGCCAAAGGATTGATCTCTTGCTACTGACCAATGAGTTCTCGATTGTATCCAAGATGGAAGATTGCTGTACGCCTCTATTGCGTGTGATGGAGTGCCGCAAAGATACGTGGAGTGTCCATGAGCTGTCGCAATTTCCTGAACTGAAGCATGCGAAGGAAGATCTTCCGCTTGTCCTTAGTAAGCTGGTACATCATTCTCTAATAAAAGAGGTAACGTTAGCGGCGGCGAATGGTTATGGGGAAGGTAGAGAGATTCGCTACAAGGCGTAG
- a CDS encoding YgzB family protein — translation MFFKSSKINEFRLWGLLLTMFGMGLMVLGTAGIVFWGQSGKIIAGIGLAIGLIAMLASLAVYFWAGMLSTSAVQLECPECHKLTKMLGKTDRCMFCKTILTRDPEQATITAEELEQQAAASTMNE, via the coding sequence ATGTTCTTCAAATCCAGCAAAATCAACGAATTCCGTTTATGGGGCCTACTTCTGACAATGTTCGGAATGGGACTTATGGTGCTAGGTACAGCCGGCATCGTCTTCTGGGGCCAATCCGGCAAGATTATCGCCGGTATAGGCCTTGCCATCGGACTGATCGCTATGCTAGCCAGTCTGGCGGTTTATTTCTGGGCCGGAATGCTCTCGACCTCCGCAGTACAGTTAGAATGCCCCGAATGCCATAAATTAACGAAAATGCTTGGCAAGACTGACCGCTGCATGTTCTGTAAGACCATTCTGACTCGCGATCCTGAGCAGGCGACAATTACTGCTGAAGAACTGGAACAGCAAGCTGCAGCATCCACCATGAATGAATAG
- a CDS encoding glycosyl hydrolase family 18 protein: MKSTRSAYYGSRRRKRRGVKWLFGLILIIIGGYLVSSQFLPNRQHVDPDWKGKFDKPIFYDGAIMDYSALGSEDSLKLPLPVIQEVIDPHIRYEEENKLVILTTPKKLVFLKTDEKTAKINNKPMKLLFSPEEKDGVLYLPVHLLKELYGIEIHEDMASGAVLLYTAGENVQKGEVSEPGKKKESLKYPLRVEPNIHKPIVADVKPGTKFRILGDVDDWYHVQLDNGYTGYLQAKHVEIGESIDIPKAVEELSPAKQKWKSKAVNLTWEAVYEVAPKTANIGELPGVNVVSPTWFSLTDDEGNVKSKADINYVKWAHGRGMQVWGLFNNSFDPDLTSGALASFENRMTTILQMLHYAKLYDLDGINIDYENVYTKDGDNLTQFMRELRPLAQEYGLVVSIDVTPKSNSEMWSAFLDRKSLGEIVDYLILMAYDEHWAASPVAGSVASLPWAASSASRILDEDNVPPEKMILAVPLYTRVWSETEKDGKVEVKSKAIGMTKAQKIIEEKKLKPVFSEEAGQNYVEYTEDQVRYRIWLEDEVSLKARVDLIKSLKLGGVASWNRSFASDKAWETLKEVTQAK; encoded by the coding sequence TTGAAGAGCACAAGAAGCGCATATTACGGAAGCAGAAGACGAAAGAGACGTGGCGTTAAATGGCTATTTGGACTCATTCTCATTATTATTGGCGGTTATTTAGTCTCTTCGCAATTTCTACCGAATCGTCAGCATGTCGACCCGGATTGGAAGGGGAAATTTGATAAACCTATCTTCTATGATGGAGCTATTATGGATTATTCTGCTCTAGGCTCGGAGGATTCGCTCAAGCTTCCTTTACCCGTAATACAAGAAGTGATCGACCCGCATATCCGCTATGAAGAAGAGAACAAGTTAGTTATTTTGACGACGCCTAAGAAGCTGGTCTTTCTGAAGACAGATGAGAAGACAGCGAAGATTAACAATAAACCGATGAAGCTGCTGTTCTCACCGGAAGAGAAGGATGGAGTGCTGTATTTACCTGTTCATTTGCTTAAGGAACTATATGGCATAGAGATTCACGAAGATATGGCCTCCGGAGCAGTTCTGCTGTATACGGCTGGGGAGAACGTTCAGAAGGGTGAGGTGTCAGAACCTGGCAAGAAGAAGGAAAGCTTGAAATACCCTCTGCGGGTAGAGCCGAACATTCATAAACCAATCGTGGCAGACGTGAAACCAGGTACGAAGTTTCGTATATTGGGCGATGTGGACGACTGGTACCATGTGCAATTGGATAATGGATACACGGGTTATTTGCAGGCCAAGCATGTAGAGATTGGTGAGTCGATCGATATCCCGAAGGCAGTGGAGGAATTGTCGCCTGCCAAGCAGAAATGGAAGTCCAAAGCGGTGAACCTGACCTGGGAAGCAGTCTATGAGGTTGCACCTAAGACAGCGAATATCGGAGAACTGCCTGGAGTAAACGTTGTCAGCCCAACCTGGTTCTCGTTGACCGATGACGAAGGCAACGTGAAGAGCAAAGCGGATATCAACTATGTAAAATGGGCTCATGGGCGAGGCATGCAAGTATGGGGCTTGTTCAATAATAGCTTTGATCCAGATTTGACCTCGGGAGCGTTAGCCAGCTTTGAAAATCGGATGACGACGATTCTGCAAATGCTGCATTATGCAAAATTGTATGATCTTGATGGAATAAATATCGATTATGAGAATGTGTATACTAAGGATGGAGACAACCTGACTCAATTTATGAGGGAGCTGCGCCCACTTGCCCAAGAATATGGTCTTGTCGTCTCGATCGATGTAACGCCAAAATCGAACAGTGAGATGTGGTCCGCGTTCCTGGATCGCAAATCGCTTGGTGAGATTGTAGACTATCTAATTCTGATGGCATACGACGAGCATTGGGCGGCGAGCCCTGTAGCAGGCTCCGTAGCTTCACTACCGTGGGCAGCATCATCGGCCAGTCGGATTCTCGATGAGGATAATGTACCGCCTGAGAAGATGATCCTTGCTGTACCGCTGTACACTCGGGTATGGTCGGAGACAGAGAAGGATGGCAAGGTAGAAGTGAAGTCGAAGGCGATTGGTATGACCAAGGCTCAGAAGATCATTGAGGAGAAGAAGCTGAAGCCTGTATTCTCGGAGGAAGCAGGACAGAACTATGTAGAGTATACGGAAGATCAGGTACGCTATCGGATATGGCTTGAGGATGAAGTATCATTGAAGGCGAGGGTGGATCTCATCAAGTCTCTCAAGCTGGGGGGAGTCGCTTCCTGGAATCGCAGCTTTGCTTCGGACAAGGCCTGGGAGACCTTGAAAGAAGTAACGCAGGCGAAATAA
- the perR gene encoding peroxide-responsive transcriptional repressor PerR — MASRVQHALEQLKMNGVRITPQRHAILSYLMDTMGHPTADEIYRALEPRFPNMSVATVYNNLKMFIEAGLVRELTYGDSSSRFDADVSNHYHIICEKCGKIEDFTYPSLDEVERKAEEVTGFEVHGHRLELYGVCKDCRRNH, encoded by the coding sequence ATGGCTTCGCGCGTTCAACATGCGTTAGAACAACTGAAAATGAATGGTGTCCGCATAACGCCGCAACGTCATGCCATCCTTAGCTATCTTATGGATACGATGGGACATCCGACCGCGGATGAGATTTACCGAGCACTGGAGCCGCGTTTTCCGAATATGAGCGTGGCTACGGTATATAACAACCTAAAAATGTTCATTGAGGCTGGCTTGGTCAGAGAGCTGACGTATGGCGATAGCTCAAGCCGTTTCGATGCCGATGTTTCGAATCATTATCATATTATTTGTGAAAAATGCGGAAAAATCGAAGATTTCACTTACCCTTCGCTGGACGAGGTAGAACGTAAGGCCGAAGAGGTAACCGGTTTTGAAGTACATGGGCACCGATTGGAGCTATACGGCGTGTGCAAGGATTGCCGTCGTAATCATTGA